The following coding sequences lie in one Glycine max cultivar Williams 82 chromosome 19, Glycine_max_v4.0, whole genome shotgun sequence genomic window:
- the LOC113000411 gene encoding uncharacterized protein: protein MNHLFQPFLRRFIIVFFDDVLVYSKTMADHLGHLETTFKLLLSGKFSLKHTKCTFAQSQLEYLGHVVSGNGVEPAPEKLHAIQEWPLPQSVKALRSFLGIQYRPGRENRVADALSRVAAESTQASLYLLSIPQFSFLADLKKELVTHPEALTLLEKIRKEATLASEYKLENGLIIHKQRLWLPSGSAIIALLMEEFHNTPTGGHYGVQKTLQRL, encoded by the exons ATGAATCATCTCTTTCAGCCTTTTCTGCGTAGATTCATCATCGTCTTCTTCGACGATGTGTTGGTATATAGCAAAACAATGGCAGATCATTTGGGCCACCTCGAAACAACGTTCAAACTCTTGCTTTCAGGGAAGTTTTCCTTGAAACATACCAAATGCACGTTTGCCCAGTCCCAACTGGAGTACCTGGGACATGTCGTCTCCGGCAACGGAGTTGAACCAGCACCGGAAAAGTTACACGCGATTCAAGAATGGCCTCTACCTCAATCAGTGAAAGCATTGAGGAGCTTCCTCGG TATTCAGTATCGGCCAGGACGTGAGAACAGAGTCGCAGACGCGTTGTCGCGAGTTGCTGCAGAAAGCACTCAGGCTTCCTTGTATCTACTGTCCATACCCCAATTCTCTTTTCTTGCTGATCTTAAGAAAGAGTTAGTCACTCATCCTGAGGCCTTAACATTGCTAGAGAAAATTCGAAAGGAAGCCACGCTAGCCTCCGAGTATAAGCTCGAAAATGGGTTGATCATCCACAAGCAGCGTCTTTGGCTTCCATCGGGATCCGCCATCATTGCATTGCTCATGGAAGAGTTTCACAATACTCCCACAGGAGGTCATTACGGGGTTCAGAAAACACTACAACGACTCTAG